Proteins encoded within one genomic window of Hevea brasiliensis isolate MT/VB/25A 57/8 chromosome 8, ASM3005281v1, whole genome shotgun sequence:
- the LOC110661202 gene encoding transcriptional activator DEMETER isoform X3 codes for MDSRNNIGDAFSVPQGREYEFTGSWVPATPEKHIATRYNSMPIEGLGNGNHQELARIPTGYAQEVSNSGRVAQHFGQLGGNWSLAGRDSMMNCISGSYTQALHHQNGNWNSNSFVDLLTMNNSVPIASPDRSPNRSMNSRGRLLIPTFHSQVSSLRESRSGELLFPSQTHCLSSSQSSSCNSLLQIPQHGFLMPHNPDYDLNSLPSTAPDAASTTTNSFQFAPVTPQQTKKLENQLYATVNSPQEKALSEVKDKCHELVASVVYIPKRHNSDELLHNIVDSSSAVISTPFEEPKDSGKESDQVINLNKTPQQKQPKQKKHRPKVVKEGKQNKTATNKIADPKEKTKRKYVRRKGQQESVTQHPDSIGGGTTDSKEKLKQRKHLQKDLKDPATQNVNDISETAYPIAGTAAPSCRRALNFDDLENIRDEGESNSFARQEILKKKETFNSSTGFQAADSINKTNMKCRTKSDIQMRQDSELLLGHQSGAKSNLTYASNQLLCNDTTVSNRTEAGAISISDKREAAVQPASTKEVQMDNFNVNARATDIRMQHLSAEGIGQIAFPAKIICKSRERSTQMMSHNTQSVAEISHHFIDGRGYKREFVHVEQTGNCTANPPDYHLYSCMSSALCSLTQKKRKIENGISTNTNGLLPSHAAVNHSTLKISSSNNVHSTAFTVQRNRGIQNSYLESYNFKRKENNRSTRFPADLYTHQVASEQDLSKQNILSGPNACMERIEETNRSTNIQNLATLTRVENYNKLLPTAPKTGPQPGEQLQPKNSNIDVSRKQAMGPNQSKPIPLREGKMLQKHKDALKDQQSPAKRRGRPPKQRFTATTEEIIYRMECLNLNERSNEMKDKAQNALVPHKGGGTLVPYERFDLVKRRKPRPKVDLDPETERVWKPLMWKEGCEGTEETYEKKQWWEQERRVFRGRVDSFIARMHLVQGDRRFSEWKGSVVDSVIGVFLTQNVSDHLSSSAFMSLSARFPLKSTRNRISERNETRILVEEPNVCMPNPNDMVKWNEKLLYNPFYSRNSMTCYESTEYQRDSETSWTDRTSIVETHSHSPQEEELSSQDSFDSSVIQSNGVGSYSASNSEAEDHANECTHSKNPNTSLTNLPQVESTTLFEEFYSRVSGRSLFHLQSRQGKKQTEYIENSQQQWPRLETLDNSLKGSPTFYQQINFNNPKMQVPVVPSCNYQLYKTVQSEILDEESVVLNREESISSWPSSASIFNKEKDASCTSKRVVQGTESVAISTAQQYGSSSYQETQMVDPHSFLSKQMMHEQISPKPYHGFQPHKIEKTFQLERKSMAETANLADAQVNGQCSYEQHISNIPNLKEKVFGVQERIALVDKHTHSENELAKSNLKEQVNFTNIENLNARKAKAGGKKKDAIDWDSLRKQVLANGRRKERSQNTMDSLDYEAMRCANVNKISANIKERGMNNMLAERIKEFLNRLVREHGSIDLEWLRDVPPDKAKDYLLSIRGLGLKSVECVRLLTLHHVAFPVDTNVGRIAVRLGWVPLQPLPESLQLHLLQLYPVLESIQKYLWPRLCKLDQRTLYELHYQLITFGKVFCTKNKPNCNACPMRAECRHFASAFASARLVLPGPEEKSILTSTVPLRMEKGPGIVIDPITLPPPGENPFKRGVSDIISCLPIIEEPATPEQEHTEVTEIDMEDINNEDTDEITTIKLNMEELTMNLQNYMQANMELQECDMSKALVALNPEAAYVPTKLKNVSGLRTEHQVYLVEQQCEEAFRSMAPTFK; via the exons ATGGATTCAAGAAACAATATAGGAGATGCATTTTCAGTCCCACAAGGGAGAGAATATGAGTTTACGGGTTCTTGGGTGCCAGCAACTCCAGAAAAGCATATTGCAACAAGATATAATTCCATGCCAATTGAAGGGCTTGGGAATGGGAATCATCAAGAACTGGCACGAATTCCCACAGGTTATGCACAGGAGGTGTCGAATTCTGGAAGGGTGGCTCAACATTTTGGCCAATTGGGCGGAAATTGGAGTTTGGCAGGAAGAGACAGCATGATGAATTGCATTTCAGGGTCCTACACACAGGCCCTTCATCATCAAAATGGGAATTGGAATAGTAATTCATTTGTTGATCTTTTGACAATGAATAATTCAGTTCCTATTGCCAGTCCAGATAGAAGTCCAAATAGAAGTATGAACAGCAGAGGAAGGCTTTTGATTCCAACTTTCCATTCCCAAGTTAGCAGCTTGAGAGAATCCAGATCAGGAGAATTGCTATTCCCCAGCCAAACTCACTGCTTGAGTTCAAGCCAGTCGAGTAGCTGTAATAGCCTACTTCAGATACCTCAGC ATGGATTTCTCATGCCTCACAATCCTGACTATGACCTCAATTCACTACCAAGTACAGCACCTGATGCAGCATCAACTAccaccaattcatttcaattcgcaCCAGTAACACCACAACAGACCAAGAAATTAGAGAACCAGCTCTATGCGACTGTAAATTCTCCTCAGGAAAAAGCCTTAAGTGAAGTAAAAGACAAATGCCATGAGCTAGTCGCATCGGTGGTCTATATCCCAAAACGGCACAATTCTGATGAGCTCTTGCATAATATCGTGGACTCATCATCTGCTGTCATTTCTACACCATTTGAGGAACCAAAAGATTCTGGCAAAGAAAGCGACCAAGTTATTAACTTGAACAAAACACCACAGCAGAAACAACCAAAACAGAAAAAGCATAGGCCTAAAGTAGTCAAGGAAGGAAAACAGAACAAGACGGCAACCAACAAAATAGCTGATCCCAAGGAGAAAACGAAGAGAAAGTATGTGCGCAGGAAGGGCCAGCAAGAATCAGTAACTCAACATCCAGATTCTATTGGAGGAGGGACTACTGATTCGAAGGAGAAACTGAAGCAAAGGAAGCATCTTCAAAAGGACCTGAAAGATCCAGCAACTCAAAATGTAAATGATATCAGTGAGACTGCATATCCCATTGCCGGAACTGCAGCACCATCATGTAGAAGAGCATTGAACTTTGATGACTTGGAAAATATCAGAGATGAAGGGGAGAGCAATTCATTTGCTCGGCAGGAGATACTGAAAAAAAAAGAGACTTTCAATTCAAGTACAGGTTTTCAAGCTGCTGATTCAATCAATAAAACTAACATGAAGTGCAGAACAAAGTCAGATATACAGATGAGACAAGACAGTGAGCTACTGTTGGGACACCAATCAGGAGCAAAAAGTAACCTCACCTATGCCAGCAATCAATTGTTGTGTAATGACACCACAGTTTCAAATAGAACAGAAGCCGGAGCCATTTCAATTTCAGACAAAAGAGAAGCTGCAGTCCAACCAGCTTCAACAAAAGAAGTGCAAATGGATAATTTCAATGTCAATGCTAGAGCAACAGATATCAGAATGCAGCATCTCAGTGCAGAAGGAATTGGCCAAATTGCCTTTCCTGCAAAAATTATTTGCAAAAGCCGTGAAAGGAGCACACAAATGATGTCTCATAATACTCAATCAGTTGCAGAAATTTCACATCATTTCATTGATGGTAGGGGATACAAGAGAGAATTTGTTCATGTTGAGCAGACAGGCAACTGTACTGCAAATCCACCAGATTATCACTTATACAGCTGCATGTCTAGTGCACTTTGTTCGTTGACTCAAAAGAAGAGGAAGATTGAAAATGGAATCTCGACAAATACAAATGGTTTGCTACCTTCTCATGCAGCTGTTAACCATTCAACGCTAAAAATAAGCAGCAGCAACAATGTCCACTCAACTGCATTTACAGTTCAAAGGAATAGGGGAATACAGAACTCATACTTGGAAAGCTATAATttcaagaggaaagaaaataataGGTCCACCAGATTTCCTGCTGACTTGTACACACATCAAGTGGCTTCTGAACAAGATTTGTCAAAGCAAAATATATTATCTGGACCCAACGCATGCATGGAAAGGATTGAAGAGACCAACAGATCCACTAATATCCAGAACCTTGCCACCCTAACCAGAGTTGAGAATTATAACAAGCTCCTACCAACTGCTCCCAAAACAGGCCCTCAACCTGGAGAGCAACTACAACCCAAAAATTCCAACATTGATGTGTCAAGAAAGCAGGCAATGGGGCCCAATCAATCCAAACCTATTCCATTAAGGGAAGGTAAAATGCTACAAAAACATAAGGACGCCTTGAAAGATCAGCAATCGCCTGCTAAAAGAAGAG GGCGACCGCCAAAGCAAAGATTCACTGCCACAACTGAAGAAATTATATATCGAATGGAGTGTCTCAATCTCAATGAAAGGAGCAATGAAATGAAGGACAAAGCACAAAATGCACTTGTGCCACACAAAGGAGGAGGCACACTCGTTCCATATGAACGGTTTGACTTGGTCAAGAGGCGTAAGCCAAGACCTAAAGTGGACCTTGACCCAGAGACAGAGAGAGTGTGGAAACCGTTGATGTGGAAGGAGGGATGTGAAGGCACTGAAGAAACATATGAGAAAAAGCAGTGGTGGGAGCAAGAGAGGAGAGTTTTCCGTGGACGAGTTGATTCATTCATTGCAAGAATGCATCTTGTACAAG GAGATAGGCGCTTCTCAGAATGGAAGGGATCAGTTGTTGATTCAGTGATAGGAGTCTTCCTTACTCAAAATGTTTCAGACCATCTTTCAAG CTCTGCCTTCATGTCTCTATCAGCAAGATTTCCTCTTAAGTCAACAAGAAACAGAATCAGTGAGAGGAATGAGACAAGAATACTGGTTGAAGAACCGAATGTCTGCAtgccaaatccaaatgacatggtCAAATGGAATGAAAAGTTGTTATATAACCCTTTCTACAGTCGGAACTCTATGACATGCTATGAATCAACAGAATATCAGAGAGACAGTGAGACCTCATGGACAGACAGGACAAGCATTGTAGAGACTCACAGTCACAGCCCTCAAGAAGAAGAATTGTCATCACAAGATTCTTTTGATTCCTCAGTTATCCAAAGCAATGGAGTCGGATCCTACTCAGCCTCCAACTCAGAAGCAGAAGATCATGCAAATGAGTGCACACACAGCAAGAATCCCAATACATCATTAACAAATCTTCCACAAGTTGAGAGCACCACCTTGTTTGAAGAGTTCTATAGTCGTGTAAGTGGAAGATCACTGTTTCATTTGCAATCAAGGCAAGGAAAAAAGCAAACAGAATACATAGAAAACAGCCAGCAGCAATGGCCTAGATTGGAAACATTAGACAATAGCTTAAAAGGCTCTCCTACATTTTATCAGCAAATCAATTTCAATAATCCAAAGATGCAAGTACCAGTGGTTCCTTCTTGTAACTATCAGCTGTACAAAACTGTACAATCTGAGATACTAGATGAAGAAAGTGTTGTATTGAACAGAGAAGAAAGCATATCTTCTTGGCCTTCAAGTGCCTCCATATTCAACAAGGAAAAAGATGCAAGTTGCACAAGCAAAAGGGTTGTACAAGGGACAGAGAGTGTAGCTATATCAACAGCACAACAATATGGGTCATCAAGCTATCAAGAGACTCAAATGGTGGACCCACATTCTTTCCTAAGCAAGCAAATGATGCATGAACAAATCAGTCCTAAACCTTACCATGGCTTCCAACCACATAAGATAGAAAAGACCTTCCAATTGGAAAGAAAATCAATGGCCGAAACTGCAAATCTTGCGGATGCACAGGTTAATGGGCAGTGCAGTTATGAGCAGCACATCTCAAACATTCCCAAtctaaaagaaaaagtttttggcgTTCAAGAGAGAATTGCTTTGGTGGATAAGCACACACATTCAGAAAATGAATTGGCTAAGTCAAATTTGAAGGAACAAGTAAATTTTACTAATATAGAAAACTTAAATGCAAGAAAAGCAAAAGCTGGGGGCAAGAAAAAGGACGCTATTGACTGGGATAGTTTGAGGAAGCAAGTCTTGGCAAATggtagaagaaaagaaagaagccaAAATACAATGGACTCCCTGGACTATGAAGCAATGAGATGTGCTAATGTCAATAAGATTTCTGCTAATATTAAAGAAAGAGGGATGAACAACATGCTAGCAGAACGAATCAAG GAATTTCTGAATCGACTGGTCAGAGAACATGGAAGCATTGATCTGGAATGGTTAAGAGATGTTCCCCCTGACAAAGCAAA GGATTATCTGCTAAGCATAAGGGGATTGGGGTTGAAAAGTGTGGAGTGTGTGCGGCTCTTAACACTTCATCATGTTGCTTTCCCA GTCGACACAAATGTTGGACGGATAGCAGTTCGATTGGGATGGGTCCCTCTTCAACCATTGCCAGAGTCACTTCAATTACACCTCCTACAATT GTACCCAGTACTCGAGTCAATTCAGAAATACCTCTGGCCGAGATTGTGCAAACTTGATCAACGAACACT GTATGAATTACATTACCAGCTGATTACATTTGGAAAG GTTTTTTGTACAAAGAATAAACCAAATTGCAATGCATGTCCAATGAGAGCAGAATGCAGGCATTTTGCTAGCGCCTTTGCAAG TGCAAGGCTTGTACTACCAGGGCCAGAAGAGAAGAGTATATTGACTTCAACTGTTCCTTTAAGAATGGAGAAAGGCCCTGGCATAGTTATTGATCCCATAACATTACCTCCACCTGGGGAGAATCCATTTAAAAGAGGAGTTTCAGATATTATTAGTTGTTTACCTATCATTGAAGAGCCAGCAACACCTGAACAAGAACACACTGAAGTAACAGAAATTGATATGGAGGACATAAACAACGAGGATACTGATGAAATAACAACAATAAAACTCAACATGGAAGAGTTGACAATGAATTTACAGAATTACATGCAAGCAAACATGGAACTTCAAGAATGTGACATGTCCAAGGCTTTAGTTGCTTTGAATCCAGAAGCTGCCTACGTCCCCACCAAACTGAAGAATGTCAGTGGGCTTAGGACAGAGCACCAAGT